A DNA window from Arachis duranensis cultivar V14167 chromosome 3, aradu.V14167.gnm2.J7QH, whole genome shotgun sequence contains the following coding sequences:
- the LOC107476514 gene encoding zinc finger protein WIP5 → MRDCKNSGGAKEEHDEEKVTVALHIGLPNNNNSSSNERKKVFHDDAAERFWIPTAAQTFTRYNNMQMHMWEHEWEYSKGAESLKGTQAAGMLRLACYCCAEGCKNNIKHPRAKALKDLRTLQTH, encoded by the exons ATGAGGGACTGCAAGAACA GTGGCGGTGCAAAGGAAGAACACGATGAAGAGAAAGTGACAGTGGCTTTGCATATTGGGCTccctaacaacaacaacagcagcagcaaTGAGAGGAAGAAGGTTTTCCATGATGATGCAGCAGAGAGATTCTGGATACCAACGGCAGCACAGACCTTCACTAGATATAACAACATGCAG ATGCATATGTGGGAGCATGAATGGGAATATAGTAAAGGAGCAGAGTCACTGAAAGGAACACAGGCAGCGGGAATGCTAAGGTTAGCATGTTATTGTTGCGCTGAAGGatgcaagaacaacataaagcaTCCAAGGGCAAAGGCATTGAAGGACTTGAGGACCCTCCAAACACACTAA